Sequence from the Lepisosteus oculatus isolate fLepOcu1 chromosome 13, fLepOcu1.hap2, whole genome shotgun sequence genome:
GCATCATAATCAATTTTATACAATGTGCATATAGTAATATTAATGTGttcttacatttttacataaaatgtaaCATTAATGGTTACATTATACCGTGTTAATTTCAAAATTATATGAATAATAATGCATTgtaaaatatatactatattttgtatactgcatattttaaataaagctgttttatatttttgaaatatATGGAAAGTTGAGAAAAATGTACTTACATGTTCAGAATATATCCCTTACATAATTaaatctttagtttttttttacctattaGATTTATGAATCTTCTAAATCTAAATGTAATCTACAATTTCAAGTTTCcactgagaaaaacaaaaaatggtaAGAAaccaaaaatacaacaaaattattttctgttaacCTCAAAATGAAGGCAGACCTGTTAGAATATCAACTAATTCATTATTTTGTAAGATGATGAAGAAGAAAAAGGTTTAAGTAAGAGTtcatatttttacttttcaaagtTTCAGTTCCGTGAGTCACATACCTGTAGTCTGAGTCTGTTCACTCTGCTCTTACAGTACTGGACACACCTTCTAGACAAGAAACTCTTCCTCTCATCTCAGCTGATTTTATGGGCAGCTTTTCACAGTGACCCCGGAGGCTGCTGAGTATAGAGCTTTAGCTGTAGCTCTTATTAATCCAGAGAGACAGATAGTAAGTACTAGAGAAAATGGGCGAAAAGGTGTTAGAAGGACTCAATTTACTTCTTGTATCTGTGTTTACTTTTATAAATACTGCAACCAGCAACAGAGttgtaaaatacacactttaatTCATTAATAGGCTTGGTATAAATTCTCAAATAGAAATAAAGGAGTTGCAGGTGATATGGCACAATTGTTTATCCGTTTTTGTTTAATAGGAATTTGTCCAAAGGTATGACTAGCTTGGAGATAGTACACGTGTCAATCTCTTGTGGAATAgtagaatattttttctgaaaataggGTATAAACGTTCATGATAACACATTCATAAAGAACAGAGACATTAAAAACCATAGTTATTAGAAGGCAGAGATGGACTTGTTTCCCATGCAGGGTGTTTCCTGCTTTGCGTCCaagcttgccaggacaggctctggttCTCCCACCACACTGTTTTTGATAAGGTGTTTAGAACATGGGTGGGTGAATGGAAGTTCCATTTGTTCTAAGCTTCTAAGTGTGCTTCCCAAGACTTTCCATTTGTCTCTTTTGATATGTGCTTCCCTAAGTCTAATAATTCAATCAGGGCAAAGCATTTGAGAATTTGGGTTGGAGAAGAATACCCTTGAATATAACGAGATGATAGTTGTCGCACCTGAATGTCTGCTGAAGAAACTTACACATACAGCTGTACGTGTAATTATGTTTTAGCTCTTTAGCTTCCTTTAACCTTGTTAATATATTAATTTCACtcacaaatgtggaaaaaagtCACAAACACAATTCAGAATGGAAAACCACcttaaatttattaaattactccagaaacaaaatgttaaaataatgtcAGACAATGTTCAAATTACATGAAATGCTGGGGTATTTCACAAAATGGTTCAGGAGATGTGGTGAAAATTGGGTTTGGGAGCAGCTGTTGTGAATACACAGCTTGAGGGATCACCCTTACATGCTTTCCAACAACTTAAAAATGCTGGGGCCCCAATATAAAAATGTGTGAGCTACACTTCATTGAATGCATTGAAAGAACAAAGTGATTTTACTAGCATCAAGTCAATTCCCTCTACTGCATGGACGACTATGATGCTCCTGATCAAATTATGTTAACTCCATGGCATTTGCCCTTTTAAAGCATGGATGTCAAATATTATCTTTGCTTCAGGAGAACTTTCATGTATTAATCTCTTTGAGAAAttcccttttctctgtcttcacCCCCTGCTATTCCctctccatactgtacatcccccTTCACATGCCTTAAGGAGGTATCTGTAAATTGATTTTAATACCTTTTATTGCTGCCAAATTTTGTGCATCTTGTGAATACATTTCCTGTGCTCTTTACTCAGTTCTCAAAAGCTATTAAGAAACAGAGTTCTAATAGCTTAAAAACGACAGACTACTCTTATAGCAGATATGTCTGACCTTTAACACATTCTACTTTGTTCTTCAAATAACCTCTCTGTTGAACACAATTTCAACACAGGAATTTGAAGAGCTGTGCTTGGTAACTATTGAGTTCTTACCTGAATTCTAAACTCTGTTTTCCCCTCTTTCCTACTTTAATGTACTAGCTGTGGCAGCAACCTTTCAGTCCTTCTAACATGTTGTGTAGTACAATTCTGTTTCCAATGTATGTACAATGTTTGCAACACTTGTACAATGTTGAGCTTGTATTACCAGGAGGCTAAAGTATTGTACCATGAAATTCactgttaaaaatacaatacaaaagtaTTGTTATACTGCAAGAAgtttacaaagtaaaaaaaggaGATTGTATCAAAATGCTTATTAAAACAGCTCAGAAGTGTGGACAAGACCATAAAGTTATTATGtataatatgtaaatatttttaaaaactggatttaaaaaatcatactgTAGCTTACAGCTCAAAACTGGGAAAATACAGCTCAAAAAATTGTCTTGAAACTCAGATATCTCTGAGCTGCTGACTTAATGTGTTCATTTCTTAAGCTATAAATGATGGGGTTGATTAATGgagtgaaaaaaaagttaagactACCAATGAAGATGCGCCCCTCGGGGGAAATGCTTTCCACTCTCAATGCAATGTACTCCATTGCAGAGGACACATAGTAGATCACAACCACCACCATGTGAGATGAACACATTGAGAAAGCCTTCTTACGGCCCTCCACAGACTTCAGTCTTATTACTGATAGAATGATCTTGCAGTAGGACCACAGGACAAATAGACAGGGCACATACAGAGAAACGATAGCAAGGAACAATGCAAGATTCTCTTGGGCTGTCACATCTTCACAGGATAATGCCAAGACAGGGACATAATCACAGAAAAGGTGATTAACATAGTTAGTTGTACAAAATGGCAGAGGTGTTATAAGAATTAAGGGTGAAAGAGGAACCAGGAAGCCAAGAACCCAGACTGTGACAATCATTGTAATGCACACCTTGGTGTTGATGATGGTGGTGTAGTGCAAAGGCTTCACCACTGCAACATATCGGTCATAAGCCATGGCTGCAACAAGGAAGGTTTCAGTTGCTCCTACTGAAATGATAAAATACATCTGTGCAAAGCAGCCCATTAAAGTAACACTTCTATTGTGACCTAGAAGAATTGCTAATAACTTGGGTATAATGGCTGTCGTCAGCAATACATCTAAGAAAGACAAGTTCCACAGTAAGAAATACATGGGTGTGTGGAGCCGATTGTCCAGAGCAACTAACACCACAATAAGGAAGTTCCCCAGGAAGGTGGCCAGAAAGAGGACAAGGAAtaagaggaagaacagagtgtAGTATTCCTGCAGGCCAGGCACTCCCATGATGATGAATTCAGAGTGCAGTGTAGTGTTGGGTCCAATTACAACTCTCATGTCATAAGTGTCAGGGCCTCTGAGGAGAGAAAGGGGTGTCAGTGAATTATGAGAACATTGGATTAATACAATCTAGTAAGTATACTGACagaattttttatttctctttcggTTTCCTTCAAAATAAGATGACATTGAAGTGGAAATGAAATAGTTTTCCTAATTAGACTTTAATTTattcagaacagaaaaaaaatatacagcataATATAAATTCTAACTGCCTCCCTGAATCAATCAAATTCACGCATAGTAGTGGGCTATTCTACttaacaaaattaataattatggTTAAGTTATATGGCATATGGCATAAGTTATATATTGTGACCTTTGTCTTGCTACTTCCTCTGTCGACTTTGTGGTTTCTGCCGGAAACTCCTTTGGATGGTAATGGGGTCCCAGCTGTGTGTGTCACTTTTGAGGTACATCTTACAATGCACTCTCTTTCAGTTATTACTTTGAATCTACACCTTTCTGCTTGATTCTTCACTTGTGTTGGAAGTCTGCTTTGAAGAAATCTTCAGCAAAAAGAGATATCCAACTACCTGTGTGCTCCTTTTTGACTGTAGTAGGTTTTTGCAGTAGTTGTGGACAAATGGTCAGATTTCACAATTCAGCAACTGATCTCACTTCTGTTTCTGTCTGTAAACTGTCTCAGGTGAACAATAAAAAGTCTGGAATGCAAGGTGGTTAAGCTAGAAATTTGTTCAAAATGAAATTGGATCAACAATCTTTTAGAGTTcctgaaaaatacaattttcaaaaattCAAATTTATTACAACAATATTTATGCATGTACTGAGTTCAGATATGGAGGCTGCGCTTCTGGAGGTCACTACAAGTCTGTTTATTAACAGTCTTCTCTAACAAAACACTCAGTCcagtttttttccacatttgagGAATAtgtgctgtgtttttatttgctttacagGCCACTGTCTTTTGTTGTATCCTGCAATGCTTAATTAAGGTTTCCATGCTGATGGATGGTGTCTGATTACATTGGTGTGGGAGGCAGATGGAGATGAAACTGGAATTATTTAAcagcctgttttatttttgttagttCAGCCAAACCCTAATTTAGGTTGGAATAGAGAGTGATTTGAGTTAGTTTACTTTATAGGTTTAACTTTATGTGCTAAGTTGAACAGCAAAGCACCAAACTTTAGTCTTTAGAACCACATGAAGCTCTGATAACTCTGATAACACTCAGAGGTTAAAATGTGCAAACGTTGGGGAAATCTGAAAAGCGGTTATGCTTTGTTTCATggaactgtgtacagtatatcagggtGGAGTATTATTGTCACAGATTCCTATTGAAAGCCACTATTGATAGTCTTTGTTTCAGTTAAAACAACTTTAAGTAAGTGAACCTATGATTATGGTACACCTATAAATTTAGTTCTGGAATATAAACATTGCAATCAGGACATGCAATGAGAAGGTTGTTACTTACCACAGTAGCTGACTTGAAAATGTGCCAGTCTGTTCAGTCACCAGCATAATGCAATAGCCTTTCAGTCCAAGACAGCATCTAAACTCAGATCCTAAGGACCAAATGACTTCTTAAAGCAGGGACTTTTGCAGGGCCAAAAGATCCATTTTGGCAGGACCATAGGTATATAATTCAAGCTGTATTAATGCCCAGTTTATGTTAAAATGTCTATAGAAAACATTGGCATATTATCACAGATCATTAAAAGGCTTTCtctcataaaaatgtattagtcTATCACTGTTTACTGTTTGCTTttgctgcactttaaatcaATCTAGCAGATATGTAATATTCTCTTtgatacaatttatttttaggtCCTTATTTTAAGTAATAGATTTCATGATGAGaaacctacaaaaaaaaaaaggcttacaAAATCTGCTAGCAgttatacaattttaatgaaacataagtggcatttttatttagaataaactttattaattacaaatactgaataaaaagcatttaatgaacattaaaaatattttttctttttctgtggaTACACTTTTAAATTCACAACCAATCCATTCCCTTTATATTTAAATGCTGTATAACACAGGAGTTTGTGTGTGGTCCTGGAGGCATACACATTTGGTGATTTTTGATCCGACTGAGCTTTCACTTACACAATTGAAAAAATAGGTTTGAAAACCCATAGGTTTTgggtttaaataacaaaatcttaCAAATGTTCCACAGATGCAACTTAGTCCAACAGCTTGAATTAAACTCACCTGCAATGACAAAGAGAAGGTTTGTGGTCTCCCAGGACCATGATTAGCAACTCCTGATTTATACTCTCACAGTATGTTGTAAAGGTAGTGGGGAAAACAATGAGACAATgaactttaaaaatgcaaaagactgaTTTTCACAAAGTGTGAATTTTTAGCTTGGGCTTTCTATATATATTTGCCTTCCTGTTACTTAAGCAGAATAAAAGCATAGGCAGCTGAATTATTTCTTTATGAAATAAATGTTATCTAGAAAGACAAAAATATCATGTCCAATAGTGCAGACCacaaaatctaaatatttcCTAAGTTTAAATGAGAGCTTACAGTGTTTCAAAAATATGTTATCAGTTGAATAGTATATTCAATTCAAATCTCAtaattttaatagttttaatcaattattttcttatagttttgcaaattaatgttaaaatctgACTTTGATTCATTTATTGtatatgttaatattttatgtgGTATATTAAATACATCCAAGTATAAAAGATTAAGACTCTGTGGGCTGtggtattgttattattaactctaaattattattaacctCTAAAATTGTAAGTGAACTATATGGATTAACAGTTCTGCTTTTAGACTTGTATAACTGTAAAATCACTATTGAAAACTTTCATAGACTTGCTGTCCTATCAATGAATACAACACTTTTACATGATTATTTGCCGAACTTTAGAAGGGAAAACATATGTTCACCTACTTATTAGAGGTTTTTGCATCCCTATACAATATAGGATCCATCTAGTTAATCTAATTAAAGTTGCTGTTCCCAGATAATGTTAAATCATACACACACAAGTCATAGTTCTGTGTGTGGATTATCAAACTTACTTTCaaaatagaataataataaaaacattaggaGTCAGGTCATGGCTACATTTTGTAAGTGTGGATTAAAATTCAAAGAGCCACATACCTGGAGCCTGTGTCTGTTCACAGCACAAGATACACCTGCTGGACAAGAAACTCTTCCTCTCATCCAAATTGCTTTTATGGACAGCTCCTCACAGTGACCCCAGAGGTCACTGGGTACAGAACTGTAGCTGTGGTTTTTATTAATCCAGAGGGACAGAAAGTGAGCACTAGAGGGAACCCTACTTGAACTCTTTATAGTATTTTTACTTTTGCAGTTCTGAAAGCAACATAGAaaatagaaatttaaaaatgaaatttataAAAAGGCTAAGAGTATTATctgttataaataaataaaatttaaccAAGTCTCATTATTTAGGTTATTTAGGAGCAGTAAcaaatcagtttgttttcacaa
This genomic interval carries:
- the LOC138242255 gene encoding olfactory receptor 6C4-like, yielding MAYDRYVAVVKPLHYTTIINTKVCITMIVTVWVLGFLVPLSPLILITPLPFCTTNYVNHLFCDYVPVLALSCEDVTAQENLALFLAIVSLYVPCLFVLWSYCKIILSVIRLKSVEGRKKAFSMCSSHMVVVVIYYVSSAMEYIALRVESISPEGRIFIGSLNFFFTPLINPIIYSLRNEHIKSAAQRYLSFKTIF